The candidate division KSB1 bacterium genome includes the window GTTATTTTTCTAAGTTATACAACGAAAGGAGATCGTCATGAATGCTTTTGCCAATCGAATGAATAATATTTCTTTCATTTTGATTTATGTATTTATGTTATTATTAATATCATTATCCTCTGCACAGCAACAATATTTTTATTTAATGGATCGAACCTATTGCTTTGCAGGGGGGAAATGGTACACTTATTTTCAGGGCAGCATCGGTGATGAGATTATAGCGCATCGTATTGTTGCCCGTCTTAGGGATAAAGGTTATCTGAAGGGCTTCAATTTTGCTGATTATAATATTCAGGGCGTTTCGGTAGCCCGCCGGCGGATTTTGAATGGCTTTTATCTGCTTAAAGTGATGCCAGACGCGGATCCTTTTAAAATTGCCAAGCAATTGGAAGAAACAGGTCTCTTTGACGTTCTTGAATTTGATGCCCTGGGACAAAATTTGGGCACGCCCAATGATCCCCATTATATTAATCAATGGAATCTTAAAGAAGATAAGCTCGATATGCCGCATGCTTGGGATATTAGCACTGGCAGCTCTCAGGTGATCCTCGCTGTGATTGATGGCGGCGTATTATATACTCATGAAGACCTCGATGCCAATCTCTGGGTTAATTCGGCTGAAGATCTCAATCACAATGGCTGGCCCGATTTCTTTTCGGCAGCTCAAGGCGGGGATTTGGATGGAGCTGATAATGATGGTAATGATTACATTGACGATCTGATTGGTTGGGACTGTTTTGATGATGATAATCTCCCAGAAGCCGATACACATGGTACTGGCGTAGCGGGGATAGCAATTGCGCAAACTAATAACTTTGAAAATGGTCAATATCGAGGTGTAGCAGGAGTAGCTGGTGGCTGGGGTAGCCAAAAGGGAGTAAAATTTATGAGCCTTGATGATTTAGGTCCAAGTAACCTTGATCAATTTGCCATGGCGGAGGGAATCCAATATGCTACTGATAATGGAGCAAATGTCATTAATATTAGCGGAATATTTGAAGAAGATTATGCTGTCGTTAGAGAGGCCGTCAACTATGCCACAACTAGTCCCAATGATGTTGTTATTGTTTGTGGAGCTGGGAATGCTGGAGATGAAGTAATGTACTATCCAGCACGGTATTTCAATACCATCTCTGTGGGAGCAACCATGCAAGATGATACTCGTTGGTTTCAATATCCAGAGGGCAGTCAGATTGGCAATGAATTTAATGAGATTTATCTTGATATCATGGCTCCAGGTGCACCAGGAAGTATCTGGACCACCGAGAGCAATGGCTTATACTCTCAAATGGGCAAGACTTCAGCCGCCACGCCACATGTTGCCGGTGTCGCTGCTTTAATGCGCTCTTTTACTCCTGAATTAAGCTGGCAGCAGGTAAGAGACATCTTGCATAACTCAGCTGAAAAAGTGGCGGGCATGAATGGAAAAAATTATACAGATCAATATGGCTACGGCCGCATCAACGCCTACCAGGCAATTCTCATGGCCTTAACCTATGCCAACAAGACCCCAAACATCTCGCCTACGATCTACAACAACCAGCGCATCTTAGCCCGAGGACAGAATAATC containing:
- a CDS encoding S8 family serine peptidase, with product MNAFANRMNNISFILIYVFMLLLISLSSAQQQYFYLMDRTYCFAGGKWYTYFQGSIGDEIIAHRIVARLRDKGYLKGFNFADYNIQGVSVARRRILNGFYLLKVMPDADPFKIAKQLEETGLFDVLEFDALGQNLGTPNDPHYINQWNLKEDKLDMPHAWDISTGSSQVILAVIDGGVLYTHEDLDANLWVNSAEDLNHNGWPDFFSAAQGGDLDGADNDGNDYIDDLIGWDCFDDDNLPEADTHGTGVAGIAIAQTNNFENGQYRGVAGVAGGWGSQKGVKFMSLDDLGPSNLDQFAMAEGIQYATDNGANVINISGIFEEDYAVVREAVNYATTSPNDVVIVCGAGNAGDEVMYYPARYFNTISVGATMQDDTRWFQYPEGSQIGNEFNEIYLDIMAPGAPGSIWTTESNGLYSQMGKTSAATPHVAGVAALMRSFTPELSWQQVRDILHNSAEKVAGMNGKNYTDQYGYGRINAYQAILMALTYANKTPNISPTIYNNQRILARGQNN